The DNA window GGTGCTCAACACTGGCCGCAGCGGCTGCATGAGGGCCCGTACCTTGGCCTGCTTCGTTCGAGTAAACACCACGTTTTACCCCCCAGCCAATTGCCGCACCAATACCAGCCATTGGTGTGAACGCATCACCGACAATCATGGCAACAATACGTGGTACTTCACCGATGTTGAGTAGAATGATGACGAATGCGGTGATGATGTACGCCAACGCCATGAAAGGCACCACCACCTGAGTAAAGCTGGCAATACGTTTTACCCCACCGAAGATGATGAAAGCGAGGATGACTGATATAACCGTACCAGTGAAAATTTTCGCAAAACTGAAGGTACCGATAGCGGTTTCAATCATATCACCTGAACCAAATGCCGCTTCAACCGCATTGCCGATGCTGTTGGACTGCACGCCCGGTAGCAGCACACCACAGGCAAAAATGGTCGAGATGGCGAAAACCCACGCATACCACTTCTGCCCCATGGCTTTTTCAATATAGTAAGCAGGGCCACCGCGGAAACTCACCGTTGTCTTCTTCTTTGTAGATTTGCGCCAAAGTGGATTCGGCATACGCGGTTGCCGCGCCGAAAAAGGCCACTACCCACATCCAGAAAACCGCACCCGGGCCACCGAAGCCGATGGCGGCAGCAACGCCGGCAATGTTACCTGTACCCACACGACCAGAGAGTGAAACGGCGAGTGCTTGGAAAGAAGAGATACCTTTGGTGGAACTTTTGCCAGAAAGAAGCAGACGCCACATTTCAAAGAAATGACGGACTTGCACGAAGCGCGTCATGATGGAGTAGAACAGACCTGCGCCCAAGCACAGATAAATCAGTGCTGGGCTCCAAATTATTCCATTCAGAAAATCAACGAATGACTGCATGAGTATTTTCCCTGTTGTGTGTTTGTAGTGTTTGTTTTGAGTGTTTTCTGTTCGGTATATTAATCTTTTTGTAACTCAAATGTTAACCAAAATATCTACAAACTGTCAGGTTCGTGATTGTGAACACAAAATGCTAACAAAATGTTAAAACTCGGTCGGGTTTACCGCAATTGGTGAAAGAGGAGAGGTTTTAATAGATATTGCTGATAAATGCAGAATAATGCATTGCAGTAACAGACAGAACTGGTGTCTGAGTGTCACTGCAATTGGTCAGGATATTAGAGCGATCTGCTGTTAACTGGCGTAACGGAAGTAATCTAAGCCAGAAATGGGCTTTTGCTGTTCGCCGCTAATCACTTGCGCCAACAGGTGGCCAGAGCCGCACGCCATGGTCCAGCCAAGTGTTCCGTGTCCGGTATTGGTATAAAGGTTGCCTATCGGTGTGCGGCCAATCAGTGGCGTACCATCGGGCGTCATTGGGCGAAAGCCCGTCCAAAATTCGGCTTTGGTAAAATCACCGCAGTGTGGGAAGAGATCTTTCACCACCATCGCAATCGTTGCTTTGCGCTTTTCAGGAATGGCGGGATCAAATCCAGCCAACTCCGCCGTGCCCGCGACGCGGATTCGGTCGTCAAAACGCGTCAGCGCCACTTTATAGGTCTCGTCCATCACGGTAGATACAGGGGCTTGCTGCGCATCGCTGATTGGCACCGTCAGCGAGTAGCCTTTGACCGGATAAACCGGAATGTCGATGCCTACGGTCGCCAAAAGCGAGGTGGAGTAACTGCCCATGGCCACCACGTACACGTCGGCTTGTAAGTCGCCTTGGTCAGTGGCGACGGCGATCACCTGATTGCCTTCGGTCTTCAGCGCTTGAATTTGCGTGTTGAACGAGAACGTCACCCCGTGCGCTTTCGCCAGCTCCGTCATTTGTTGGCAAAAGAGATAGCAATCGCCAGTTTCGTCATCGGGCAGGTATAAACCGCCAGTCAGCTTGTCACTGACTGCGGCAAGCCCGGGCTCTTGCTTGATGCATTGCTCTACGCTCATACGTTGAAAGCGAGTGCCACTTTGTTCAAGCAGTGCAATGTCCTTTTCTATCGCTTTGAGCTGCTTTTGATTGCGGAAGACTTGCAGCGTGCCTTGCTGACGGCCTTGATACTCAATGTGGTGTTCTTGACGCAGCGCACTCAGGCACTCTCGGCTGTGATTGGCGATGCCGAGCATACGAGCTTTGTTGATTTGGTAGCGGCTGAGCTGGCAGTTGCTTAGCATTTGCGTCGCCCACTTGAACAGTTGCGGATCAAGCGATGGCTTGATTTTTAGTGGCGCGTGTTCTTCCAGCAGCCAACGGATGGCTTTTTGCGGAATGCCCGGTGCGGCCCAAGGCGAGGAGTAGCCATAGGAAATTTGTCCGGCATTGGCAAAGCTGGTCTCTTCACCGCTGCGTGACTGCCTATCGACCACGGTCACTTGATAGCCCGCTTTTTGCAAATACCATGCACTCATTAAACCCACGACACCGCTGCCTAACACCACTGCTTTCATCGACGTTCTCCTCGTTAGAAACAGCGTGAGTTTCTATTGTTTACAAGCCAGTAACAATCGATATAAATTAATCGCAGCTTATAGAAAAACTAAACACACAATGACGACATTAATCAAAAGTAGCCACCTTGCCGCACTTTATACCTTTGTAGAAGTGGGAAAACACACCAGCCTGACTGCGGCTGCCAAGCAGTTGTGCTTAACCACTGGGGCGGTGAGTCAGCAACTTCTCCAGTTGGAACAGCAACTTGGTTTTAGTTTATTTGAACGGCACTCGCGCGGTATTCGCTTCACCGACAAAGGCCGGCAACTGCATCAGTGTGCTAGTGTCCACTTAGGTGAAATTGAGGCGGAAGTGGGGCGTTTGCGTCAAGAGCAGGGACGAGCGCAAGAAGTGCGCCTCAAGTTGACGCCGTCATTTGCTTTCAAATGGTTAGTGCCAAAGCTGGACAGTTTTCATCAGCAATATCCGGAAATTCAGATCCAAATTTTCGCCGAAGGGGCGCTGGTTAACAGTGACACACGAGATTTTGATCTGGCGATCGATTACCGCCCTCATCCCTATCGTCACCCCAACGCCGAATTGCTACTGGATGAGTCTTTGTTGCCCGTGATGAGTGGCAAGTATTTGCTCGCTCATCCTTGGCTGAGCAAGGCCAATTACACTCAACAAGAGTGGGCCAGCGTGGTGCTACTGCATGATGCCATGCCGTGGGAAAAAGCGGCCCGCGATTTTGAATGGCTCAGTTGGATGGCCGAGCGGCGCTTGGATCTACCGACCGATCGTGGCCATTTCTTTAACCGTACCGATATGGCGATGTCGGCGGCTGAAGCGGGCGTTGGCATTGCCATGGCGCGTATGGCGCTGATTGACAACGAACTGGAGAGCGGGCGTTTGGTCTCTCCCTTTCAGCCGATCAAAGCCAACGCGGGTTACTACTTGATCCGCAATAGCGAGAACGACAGTACGGCGGCGTTTATCGCGTGGCTCAAACGGCAAATTCATAATTGAGTTGAAACTCAATAATGGGCATCTACACTTAGTCTGACAGCGAAAGTGCGTATCCGCGCTTTTCGTTCGACACAACGAGGCAGCAAAATGAAGTCAGATAAAGGCCGATGCCGCTATCAAAATCCTGATGGCTGGTGCTGCGATCAACCCAGTGGTGAGTCGGGCCTCTGTTATTGGCACGATCCCGAGATAGATAAAAGCAACGACGATGTAAAATCTCAGGTTGAGCAATGGGCAGCAGAAGGTAAACCTTTAGACGGATTTCAGTTGGCAAAAACAAATTTGGCGGATCTTAATTTGGTCAATCGTGGCAGCAA is part of the Vibrio cidicii genome and encodes:
- a CDS encoding D-amino acid dehydrogenase, translating into MKAVVLGSGVVGLMSAWYLQKAGYQVTVVDRQSRSGEETSFANAGQISYGYSSPWAAPGIPQKAIRWLLEEHAPLKIKPSLDPQLFKWATQMLSNCQLSRYQINKARMLGIANHSRECLSALRQEHHIEYQGRQQGTLQVFRNQKQLKAIEKDIALLEQSGTRFQRMSVEQCIKQEPGLAAVSDKLTGGLYLPDDETGDCYLFCQQMTELAKAHGVTFSFNTQIQALKTEGNQVIAVATDQGDLQADVYVVAMGSYSTSLLATVGIDIPVYPVKGYSLTVPISDAQQAPVSTVMDETYKVALTRFDDRIRVAGTAELAGFDPAIPEKRKATIAMVVKDLFPHCGDFTKAEFWTGFRPMTPDGTPLIGRTPIGNLYTNTGHGTLGWTMACGSGHLLAQVISGEQQKPISGLDYFRYAS
- a CDS encoding LysR substrate-binding domain-containing protein; translation: MTTLIKSSHLAALYTFVEVGKHTSLTAAAKQLCLTTGAVSQQLLQLEQQLGFSLFERHSRGIRFTDKGRQLHQCASVHLGEIEAEVGRLRQEQGRAQEVRLKLTPSFAFKWLVPKLDSFHQQYPEIQIQIFAEGALVNSDTRDFDLAIDYRPHPYRHPNAELLLDESLLPVMSGKYLLAHPWLSKANYTQQEWASVVLLHDAMPWEKAARDFEWLSWMAERRLDLPTDRGHFFNRTDMAMSAAEAGVGIAMARMALIDNELESGRLVSPFQPIKANAGYYLIRNSENDSTAAFIAWLKRQIHN